In Amycolatopsis coloradensis, one genomic interval encodes:
- a CDS encoding PA containing protein, which yields MTTDNHIAAPSFDRMRNMLVRAAEVRESEQQQIFDALDDIYARLAPVDSLGAVRKRLSEMPDRTETSVLAERLDETMSRLEAQDTAIAALTRAVESIVDKLAKPFAQLDGRLDGMAARLEGVGGRMDGLEDKLQNIHRRLDELGAHLDKQDVRTDALPQSVIGPVRERVEQAESTLRDRVDTVDRELRTRVENLDKATKESLTANTEALKTALTETGEMIDASERLDGLGDRLEKVTSRLDDLAERLDKVEDGFTGRLGDLDGSIRSGLSKVESTLQKQPDTDSVDSLVRKSNDESVRRIGGQLDEAMATFAELMLGGGPAVQQIAPPPPAPRQPRRSSRNGRAPKAADAKAKADGADETTD from the coding sequence GTGACCACTGACAACCACATTGCAGCCCCGTCCTTCGACCGGATGCGCAACATGCTGGTGCGCGCGGCCGAAGTGCGTGAGAGCGAACAGCAGCAGATCTTCGACGCGCTCGACGACATCTACGCACGTCTGGCCCCCGTCGACTCGCTCGGCGCGGTGCGCAAGCGGCTCTCGGAGATGCCCGACCGCACCGAGACCAGCGTGCTCGCCGAACGTCTCGACGAGACCATGTCGCGGCTCGAAGCGCAGGACACCGCGATCGCCGCGCTGACCCGCGCCGTCGAAAGCATCGTCGACAAGCTGGCCAAGCCGTTCGCTCAGCTCGACGGCCGCCTCGACGGCATGGCCGCGCGTCTGGAAGGCGTCGGGGGCCGGATGGACGGGCTCGAGGACAAGCTCCAGAACATCCACCGCCGCCTCGACGAGCTCGGCGCGCACCTCGACAAGCAGGACGTGAGGACCGACGCGCTGCCGCAGTCGGTGATCGGCCCGGTGCGCGAGCGCGTCGAGCAGGCCGAGTCCACCTTGCGGGACCGCGTCGACACCGTCGACCGCGAGCTGCGCACCCGCGTCGAGAACCTCGACAAGGCGACCAAGGAAAGCCTCACCGCGAACACGGAGGCGCTGAAGACCGCGCTGACCGAGACCGGCGAGATGATCGACGCCTCGGAGCGCCTCGACGGCCTCGGCGACCGCCTCGAGAAGGTCACCTCGCGACTGGACGACCTGGCCGAGCGGCTCGACAAGGTCGAGGACGGCTTCACCGGGCGCCTCGGCGACCTCGACGGCTCGATCCGCTCCGGCCTGTCGAAGGTCGAGAGCACGCTGCAGAAGCAGCCGGACACCGATTCGGTCGACTCGCTGGTGCGCAAGAGCAACGACGAGTCCGTGCGCCGCATCGGCGGCCAGCTGGACGAGGCCATGGCGACCTTCGCGGAGCTGATGCTCGGCGGCGGACCGGCCGTGCAGCAGATCGCCCCGCCGCCGCCCGCCCCGCGTCAGCCGCGTCGCAGCTCGCGCAACGGCCGGGCGCCCAAGGCGGCCGACGCCAAGGCGAAGGCCGACGGCGCCGACGAGACCACCGACTGA
- a CDS encoding thymidine phosphorylase, with product MSAFAAVDVIRAKRDGGRLSDEQIDWTIDAYTRGDIAEEQMAALAMAIFLRGMDSGEIARWTGAMISSGERLELKVSRPTIDKHSTGGVGDKITLPLAPLVAACGAAVPQLSGRGLGHTGGTLDKLESIPGWRASLSTSEIIQQLDEVGAVVCAATSGLAPADKKLYALRDVTSTVESIPLIASSIMSKKIAEGSAGLVLDVKTGSGAFMKTLPQARELARTLVEIGTAHGVATTALITDMNVPLGHAVGNAIEVAESVEVLRGGGPADVVELTVALAREMLALAGLSDVDPAAVLASGRAYETWCRMIAAQGGDPDAPLPRPKHVHVVSAPTDGVLTFLDAYSVGVAAWRLGAGRARKEDPVQAAAGVLCLAKPGDKVSAGQPLLELHTDTPDAVPSALAALEDAYAVSSDAPASAPLVLETVRP from the coding sequence GTGAGCGCGTTCGCCGCCGTCGACGTCATCCGCGCGAAGCGGGACGGCGGACGGCTGTCCGACGAGCAGATCGACTGGACCATCGACGCGTACACGCGCGGCGACATCGCCGAGGAGCAGATGGCCGCGCTCGCGATGGCCATCTTCCTGCGGGGGATGGACTCCGGGGAGATCGCGCGCTGGACCGGCGCGATGATCTCGTCGGGGGAGCGGCTGGAGCTGAAGGTCAGCCGTCCGACGATCGACAAGCACTCGACGGGCGGGGTCGGCGACAAGATCACGCTCCCGCTGGCGCCGCTCGTCGCGGCCTGCGGCGCGGCCGTGCCGCAGCTGTCCGGGCGCGGGCTCGGGCACACCGGCGGAACGCTGGACAAGCTGGAGTCGATTCCGGGCTGGCGTGCCTCTTTGTCGACATCGGAGATCATCCAGCAGCTCGACGAGGTCGGCGCGGTGGTCTGCGCGGCGACCTCCGGGCTGGCTCCGGCGGACAAGAAGCTGTACGCGCTGCGGGACGTGACTTCGACGGTGGAGTCGATCCCGCTGATCGCGAGCTCGATCATGAGCAAGAAGATCGCGGAAGGTTCGGCGGGGCTGGTCCTCGATGTGAAGACCGGTTCGGGCGCGTTCATGAAGACGCTTCCGCAGGCCCGCGAACTCGCGCGGACGCTGGTGGAGATCGGGACCGCGCACGGCGTCGCCACGACGGCGCTGATCACGGACATGAACGTGCCGTTGGGCCATGCCGTCGGCAACGCGATCGAGGTCGCGGAGTCGGTCGAGGTGCTGCGCGGCGGTGGCCCGGCCGACGTCGTCGAGCTGACCGTGGCTTTGGCCAGGGAGATGCTGGCGCTGGCGGGATTGTCCGATGTGGACCCCGCAGCGGTGCTTGCGTCGGGTCGGGCTTACGAGACGTGGTGCCGGATGATCGCCGCGCAGGGCGGTGATCCGGACGCTCCTTTGCCGCGACCCAAGCACGTCCACGTCGTCTCGGCGCCCACTGATGGAGTGTTGACGTTTCTGGACGCGTATTCGGTCGGGGTCGCCGCTTGGCGGCTCGGGGCCGGACGGGCGCGCAAGGAGGATCCGGTGCAGGCCGCGGCCGGCGTTCTATGCCTGGCGAAGCCGGGCGACAAGGTTTCGGCCGGGCAGCCGCTGCTGGAGCTGCACACCGATACGCCGGACGCTGTTCCTTCGGCTCTCGCTGCGCTCGAAGACGCCTACGCCGTCTCCTCGGACGCTCCGGCCTCCGCTCCGCTCGTCCTGGAGACCGTGCGGCCCTGA
- a CDS encoding cytidine deaminase, with translation MAEYDWEALRAKAVEAAKSAYAPYSGLHVGVAGVVDDGRIVVGCNVENASYGLGMCAECTMAGQLRLTGGGKLVAVACRSGAGDLLMPCGRCRQILFEHGGSDCLVDTPSGILPMSAVLPDAFGPDDLP, from the coding sequence ATGGCGGAGTACGACTGGGAAGCCTTGCGGGCCAAGGCCGTCGAGGCGGCGAAGTCGGCGTACGCGCCGTACTCCGGTCTGCACGTCGGTGTGGCGGGCGTGGTGGACGACGGCCGGATCGTCGTCGGCTGCAACGTCGAGAACGCTTCGTATGGCTTGGGAATGTGCGCGGAATGCACGATGGCGGGGCAGCTGCGGCTGACCGGCGGCGGCAAGCTCGTCGCCGTCGCCTGCCGCAGCGGCGCCGGTGACCTGCTGATGCCGTGCGGGCGCTGCCGTCAGATCCTGTTCGAGCACGGCGGATCCGACTGCCTGGTGGACACCCCGAGTGGCATCCTGCCGATGTCCGCGGTGCTGCCGGACGCGTTCGGGCCGGACGACCTGCCGTGA
- a CDS encoding ABC transporter permease: protein MTTADVLSPNTGGTTMPVKPPKRRIPGWLKGAIWGLLAVGVLAIASYATGVNTLTSTNTAHTALRLALPILLCALGGLWAERAGVINIGLEGMMILGTWGAAWGAYHGGVWAGLIAAVVFGALGGLLHAVATVTFNVNHIVSGVAINLLGLGVAKYLANLVFTPLSGNPRQSPPVPKFDTYSATFLSDWLSDLEKMQRVFISDLAGILNGLITEVAPLTMIAIALVPISYLVLWRTRFGLRLRSCGENPVAAESLGVNVYLHKYVAMIISGGLAGMGGASLVLLAGGADYLENQTNNRGYIGLAAMIFGNWRPGGLLGGAALFGYADGLQLAGGGTAVLALLYGAVILLAVIVAVQLFRRQWIASALGVVGAGALYAIYWTNDDLPSDLIPYTAHFVTLIVLAVASQRLRPPKADGALYRRGED, encoded by the coding sequence GTGACCACCGCGGACGTTCTTTCGCCCAACACCGGCGGGACCACCATGCCGGTGAAGCCGCCGAAGCGGCGCATCCCCGGCTGGCTCAAGGGCGCCATCTGGGGTCTGCTGGCGGTCGGTGTGCTCGCGATCGCGTCGTACGCCACCGGCGTCAACACGCTGACCTCGACCAACACCGCGCACACCGCGTTGCGGCTGGCGCTGCCGATCCTGCTGTGCGCGCTCGGCGGCCTCTGGGCCGAACGCGCGGGCGTGATCAACATCGGTCTCGAAGGCATGATGATCCTCGGCACCTGGGGTGCCGCCTGGGGCGCGTACCACGGCGGTGTCTGGGCCGGGCTGATCGCGGCGGTCGTGTTCGGCGCGCTCGGCGGCCTGCTGCACGCCGTCGCGACGGTGACCTTCAACGTCAACCACATCGTCTCCGGCGTGGCGATCAACCTGCTCGGTCTCGGGGTCGCGAAGTACCTGGCGAACCTGGTGTTCACCCCGCTTTCGGGGAACCCGCGCCAGTCGCCGCCGGTCCCGAAGTTCGACACCTATTCGGCGACGTTCCTCTCGGACTGGCTCTCGGATCTGGAGAAGATGCAGCGCGTCTTCATCTCCGACCTCGCCGGCATCCTCAACGGCCTGATCACCGAGGTCGCGCCGCTGACGATGATCGCGATCGCGCTGGTCCCGATCAGCTACCTCGTGCTGTGGCGGACGCGGTTCGGCCTGCGGCTGCGGTCCTGCGGTGAGAACCCGGTGGCGGCCGAATCCCTCGGCGTGAACGTCTACCTGCACAAGTACGTCGCCATGATCATCTCCGGCGGGCTCGCCGGGATGGGTGGCGCGTCGCTCGTGCTGCTCGCCGGTGGTGCGGACTACCTGGAGAACCAGACCAACAACCGCGGGTACATCGGCCTCGCGGCGATGATCTTCGGCAACTGGCGGCCGGGCGGCCTGCTCGGCGGCGCGGCGCTGTTCGGTTACGCGGACGGTCTCCAGCTCGCCGGTGGCGGCACCGCGGTGCTCGCGCTGCTGTACGGCGCGGTGATCCTGCTGGCCGTGATCGTGGCGGTGCAGTTGTTCCGCCGTCAGTGGATCGCTTCCGCGCTCGGTGTCGTCGGCGCCGGCGCGCTGTACGCGATCTACTGGACCAACGACGACCTGCCCAGCGACCTCATCCCGTACACCGCGCACTTCGTGACGCTGATCGTGCTGGCGGTGGCTTCGCAGCGGCTGCGGCCGCCGAAGGCCGATGGTGCGCTGTACCGGCGAGGTGAGGACTGA
- a CDS encoding ABC transporter permease produces MSSWRTRLLPPLLAIVFAVILTAIALIISGADPLQAYGTMIGQLFKGSTAVDTVNLATVYYLSGLAVAIGFQMNLFNIGVEGQYRFAAIVTAIIGGALQLPPVIHVIAILIVAVASGMLYAAIPAVLKVTRGVSEVISTIMLNAIVGGIVAFLVNADQFGVQTGNNIATREIAETGRIPGIPIGSGELFGFVLIAALIGAAYWFMLNRTRFGFELKASGESTTAAAAGGVNAKKMTLIAMLLSGGVAGLVAMPELLGRDFSYGITSTQMYGFTGIAVALLGRNHPAGIALGALLWAFLDRSAVSLEQINVSKEIATIMQGVIVLSVVIAYEIVRRAELAAEQHRVGRALAGNGRKGSSVSEGGAV; encoded by the coding sequence GTGAGTTCCTGGCGTACGAGGCTGCTGCCGCCTCTGCTCGCGATCGTATTCGCGGTCATCCTGACGGCCATCGCGCTGATCATCTCGGGCGCCGACCCGCTCCAGGCCTACGGCACGATGATCGGCCAGCTCTTCAAGGGCTCGACCGCCGTCGACACGGTGAACCTCGCGACGGTCTACTACCTGTCCGGGCTCGCGGTGGCCATCGGCTTCCAGATGAACCTCTTCAACATCGGTGTCGAGGGCCAGTACCGGTTCGCCGCCATCGTCACCGCCATCATCGGCGGGGCGTTGCAGCTGCCGCCGGTGATCCATGTGATCGCGATCCTGATCGTCGCGGTGGCGAGCGGCATGCTCTACGCGGCCATCCCCGCCGTGCTGAAGGTGACCCGAGGTGTTTCCGAGGTCATCTCGACGATCATGCTGAACGCGATCGTCGGCGGCATCGTGGCGTTCCTGGTCAACGCGGACCAGTTCGGCGTGCAGACCGGCAACAACATCGCCACCCGCGAGATCGCCGAGACCGGCCGGATCCCCGGTATCCCGATCGGGTCCGGCGAGCTGTTCGGCTTCGTGCTCATCGCGGCGCTGATCGGCGCGGCCTACTGGTTCATGCTCAACCGGACCCGGTTCGGCTTCGAGCTCAAGGCCTCCGGCGAATCGACGACGGCCGCCGCGGCGGGTGGCGTCAACGCCAAGAAGATGACGCTGATCGCGATGCTGCTTTCCGGTGGTGTCGCCGGTCTGGTCGCGATGCCGGAACTGCTCGGCCGCGACTTCAGCTACGGCATCACCTCGACCCAGATGTACGGCTTCACCGGCATCGCGGTCGCCCTGCTCGGGCGTAACCACCCGGCCGGGATCGCGCTGGGCGCCCTGCTGTGGGCGTTCCTCGACCGGTCCGCGGTGTCGCTGGAGCAGATCAACGTGTCCAAAGAGATCGCCACGATCATGCAGGGCGTGATCGTGCTGTCGGTCGTCATCGCGTACGAGATCGTGCGCCGCGCCGAACTGGCCGCCGAACAACACCGCGTGGGTCGCGCGCTGGCAGGCAACGGCCGCAAGGGTTCCAGCGTGTCCGAGGGAGGTGCGGTGTGA
- a CDS encoding ABC transporter ATP-binding protein, translating to MSAPQAEVTDAPDRGEPAVQLTGITKRFPGVVANSDVNLTVTKGEVHAVCGENGAGKSTLMKILYGMQQPDEGDIAINGEPVKLRNPQDAIKAGIGMVHQHFMLADNLTVGENVFLGAENLHGIGRAARARLAELAERVGLHARPDALLEELGVADRQRVEIVKVLYRGARIIILDEPTAVLVPQEVDALFETVRAMQKDGFTFIFISHKLDEVRAIADTVTVIRRGTTVGTADPKTITSRQLAEMMVGTELPSPETRESTVTDRPVLRLDDVCLSVEGSERNVLDHISFTVHAGEVLGIAGVEGNGQTELVETIMGMRKGGGRIELTGADGKTVELHKLGTLARREAGIGYIAEDRTRHSLLLRQPLWVNRILGYQTRKPVAKGQLLDIDGAREDTRRIVEEYDVRTPGIDVPAAALSGGNQQKLIVGRELSGNPVLLIASHPTRGVDVGAQALIWEQIRQARAAGLAVLLVSADLDELIGLSDTIQVMLRGRLAGEADPATVTPQELGSAMTGASEDSEENGGTA from the coding sequence ATGAGCGCTCCCCAGGCCGAGGTCACCGACGCCCCCGACCGGGGTGAACCGGCCGTGCAGCTGACCGGGATCACGAAGCGGTTCCCCGGTGTCGTCGCCAACTCCGACGTCAACCTCACCGTCACCAAGGGCGAGGTGCACGCTGTCTGCGGCGAGAACGGCGCGGGCAAATCGACCCTGATGAAGATCCTCTACGGTATGCAGCAGCCGGACGAGGGCGACATCGCGATCAACGGCGAACCGGTGAAACTGCGCAACCCGCAGGACGCCATCAAGGCCGGGATCGGGATGGTCCACCAGCACTTCATGCTGGCCGACAACCTGACCGTCGGGGAGAACGTCTTCCTCGGCGCGGAGAACCTGCACGGCATCGGCCGCGCGGCCAGGGCGAGGCTGGCGGAGCTGGCCGAACGCGTCGGCCTGCACGCCCGGCCGGACGCGCTGCTCGAAGAACTCGGCGTCGCCGACCGCCAGCGCGTGGAGATCGTGAAGGTGCTCTACCGCGGCGCCCGGATCATCATCCTCGACGAGCCCACCGCGGTGCTCGTCCCGCAGGAGGTCGACGCGCTGTTCGAGACCGTCCGCGCCATGCAGAAGGACGGCTTCACCTTCATCTTCATCTCGCACAAGCTCGACGAGGTGCGCGCGATCGCCGACACGGTCACCGTGATCCGCCGCGGCACCACCGTCGGCACGGCCGATCCGAAGACGATCACCTCACGTCAGCTGGCCGAGATGATGGTCGGCACGGAGCTGCCCAGCCCGGAGACCCGTGAGTCCACTGTGACCGATCGGCCGGTCCTCCGCCTGGACGACGTCTGCTTGAGCGTCGAGGGCTCCGAGCGCAACGTGCTCGACCACATCTCCTTCACCGTGCACGCGGGTGAAGTGCTCGGGATCGCCGGCGTCGAAGGCAACGGCCAGACCGAACTCGTCGAGACGATCATGGGCATGCGCAAGGGCGGCGGCCGGATCGAACTGACCGGGGCCGACGGCAAGACCGTCGAACTGCACAAACTGGGGACGCTCGCCCGCCGCGAGGCCGGGATCGGCTACATCGCCGAAGACCGCACACGGCACAGCCTTCTGCTCAGGCAACCCTTGTGGGTCAACCGGATCCTCGGCTACCAGACCCGCAAGCCGGTCGCGAAAGGACAGTTGCTCGACATCGACGGCGCGCGGGAGGACACCCGCCGCATCGTCGAGGAGTACGACGTCCGCACGCCGGGCATCGATGTCCCCGCCGCCGCGCTTTCGGGTGGTAACCAGCAGAAGCTGATCGTCGGGCGCGAGCTTTCCGGCAACCCGGTGCTGCTGATCGCGTCGCATCCCACGCGCGGTGTCGACGTCGGCGCGCAGGCGCTGATCTGGGAGCAGATCCGCCAGGCGCGCGCGGCCGGGCTGGCCGTGCTGCTGGTTTCGGCCGACCTCGACGAGCTGATCGGGCTTTCCGACACCATTCAGGTCATGCTGCGCGGACGACTGGCCGGCGAGGCCGACCCCGCGACCGTGACCCCGCAGGAACTGGGCTCCGCGATGACGGGTGCCTCCGAAGACTCCGAAGAAAATGGAGGCACAGCGTGA
- a CDS encoding BMP family ABC transporter substrate-binding protein gives MRGTALAAAAMAGALVLAGCAKDSGAGNNNNAGSGDQSASCVTAPKPPAAPAASSSSAQSTEKVDGSKLKVALAFDVGGRGDASFNDSAAAGTDKAKAELGVTTVTESTAAATEDEAAKSQRLDQLASQGFSPIIAVGFAYAKAVGAIAPKYPNTQFAIVDDDSVKAPNVTSLVFAEEQGSFLAGVAAAYKSKKCHVGFVGGVNTPLIQKFEAGFLQGVKAASTKAKIEDEYLTPAGDFSGFQDPAKGNVKAAAQIAKGADVIYHAAGASGKGVFEAAKSNNAFAIGVDSDQYNQKTVEASKDVIITSMLKRVDVAVFDYLRALAKGDLTSLPKRFDLKVDGIGYATSGGKVDDIKDVLDGYKAQIVSGAITVSDKPQK, from the coding sequence ATGCGTGGAACCGCGCTGGCCGCCGCCGCCATGGCCGGTGCTCTGGTACTGGCCGGATGCGCGAAGGATTCAGGTGCGGGGAACAACAACAACGCGGGCTCTGGGGACCAGTCCGCCAGCTGCGTGACGGCGCCGAAGCCGCCCGCCGCGCCGGCCGCGTCGAGCAGCTCCGCGCAGTCGACCGAGAAGGTCGACGGCAGCAAGCTCAAGGTCGCGCTGGCCTTCGACGTCGGCGGCCGCGGCGACGCGTCCTTCAACGACTCCGCCGCCGCCGGTACCGACAAGGCGAAGGCCGAGCTCGGCGTCACGACGGTCACCGAAAGCACCGCCGCCGCGACCGAGGACGAGGCCGCCAAGTCGCAGCGTCTCGACCAGCTCGCTTCGCAGGGCTTCAGCCCGATCATCGCGGTCGGCTTCGCCTACGCCAAGGCCGTCGGCGCCATCGCGCCGAAGTACCCGAACACCCAGTTCGCGATCGTCGACGACGACTCCGTCAAGGCCCCGAACGTCACCTCGCTCGTCTTCGCCGAGGAGCAGGGCTCGTTCCTGGCCGGTGTCGCCGCCGCCTACAAGTCGAAGAAGTGCCACGTCGGCTTCGTCGGTGGCGTGAACACGCCGCTGATCCAGAAGTTCGAGGCCGGCTTCCTCCAGGGGGTGAAGGCCGCTTCGACCAAGGCCAAGATCGAGGACGAGTACCTCACCCCGGCCGGTGACTTCTCCGGGTTCCAGGACCCGGCGAAGGGCAACGTGAAGGCCGCCGCCCAGATCGCCAAGGGCGCGGACGTGATCTATCACGCCGCCGGCGCCTCCGGTAAGGGCGTTTTCGAGGCCGCGAAGTCGAACAACGCGTTCGCCATCGGCGTCGACTCCGACCAGTACAACCAGAAGACGGTCGAGGCGTCGAAGGACGTCATCATCACCTCGATGCTCAAGCGCGTCGACGTGGCGGTGTTCGACTACCTGCGCGCGCTGGCGAAGGGCGACCTGACGTCGCTGCCGAAGCGGTTCGACCTCAAGGTCGACGGCATCGGCTACGCCACCTCCGGTGGGAAGGTCGACGACATCAAGGACGTCCTCGACGGGTACAAGGCGCAGATCGTCTCCGGGGCGATCACCGTCTCGGACAAGCCGCAGAAGTAA
- the sdhC gene encoding succinate dehydrogenase, cytochrome b556 subunit, which produces MSTTASTATEAAASDRAGASRRQGTFYRGDPGMWSWVLHRITGVLTFFFLFVHVLDTALVRVSPDTYNEVIETYKTPLVNLLEVGLVGAVLFHALNGIRVMLVDFWEKGPKFQKPMLWTILAIWVVVMIPGAFFMMKRTVEVMFGGH; this is translated from the coding sequence ATGTCCACCACGGCTAGCACCGCCACCGAGGCGGCCGCGAGCGATCGGGCGGGTGCCTCACGCCGGCAAGGGACCTTCTACCGGGGCGACCCCGGTATGTGGTCCTGGGTGCTGCACCGCATCACCGGCGTGCTGACATTCTTCTTCCTCTTCGTGCACGTGCTCGACACCGCGCTCGTGCGCGTGTCGCCCGACACGTACAACGAGGTCATCGAGACCTACAAGACCCCGCTGGTCAACCTCCTCGAGGTCGGCCTGGTCGGCGCGGTGCTGTTCCACGCGCTCAACGGCATCCGGGTCATGCTGGTCGACTTCTGGGAGAAGGGACCGAAGTTCCAGAAGCCGATGCTCTGGACCATCCTGGCCATCTGGGTCGTGGTGATGATTCCCGGTGCCTTCTTCATGATGAAGCGCACCGTCGAAGTTATGTTCGGGGGGCACTGA
- a CDS encoding succinate dehydrogenase hydrophobic membrane anchor subunit: MATEVLALDKPRSPKRPAARRSNFELYSWLFMRISGLALVVLVLGHLFIMNILDGGVHRINWGFVAGRWASPFWQFWDLSMLWLAEIHGGNGLRTIIDDYARKDSTRFWLKIVLYVSMVLILAVGTMVIFTFDPGISAN, translated from the coding sequence ATGGCAACCGAAGTTCTCGCACTCGACAAGCCGCGTTCGCCGAAGCGCCCGGCCGCCCGCCGCAGCAACTTCGAGCTCTACAGCTGGCTGTTCATGCGCATCTCGGGCCTCGCGCTGGTCGTGCTGGTGCTCGGCCACCTGTTCATCATGAACATCCTCGACGGTGGCGTGCACCGCATCAACTGGGGCTTCGTCGCCGGCCGCTGGGCCTCGCCGTTCTGGCAGTTCTGGGACCTGTCGATGCTCTGGCTCGCCGAGATCCACGGCGGCAACGGGCTGCGGACGATCATCGACGACTACGCCCGCAAGGACAGCACCCGGTTCTGGCTGAAGATCGTGCTCTACGTCTCGATGGTGCTGATCCTCGCCGTCGGCACGATGGTGATCTTCACCTTCGATCCCGGCATCTCGGCCAACTGA
- the sdhA gene encoding succinate dehydrogenase flavoprotein subunit, whose protein sequence is MQFHKYDVVIVGAGGAGMRAAIESGQRARTAVLTKLYPTRSHTGAAQGGMCAALANVEEDNWEWHTFDTIKGGDYLVDQDAAEIMAKEAIDAVLDLEKMGLPFNRTPEGKIDQRRFGGHTRDHGKAAVRRACYAADRTGHMILQTLYQNCVKHGTEFFNEFYVLDLVLTPDEDGNPIASGVVAYELATGELHVFQAKSIVFATGGAGKIFKTTSNAHTLTGDGLGIIFRKGLPLEDMEFFQFHPTGLAGLGILISEAVRGEGGILRNADGERFMERYAPTIKDLAPRDIVARSMVQEVLQGRGCGPNKDYVVLDVTHIPEETLNAKLPDIMEFSRTYLGVDPVTEPVPVFPTCHYVMGGIPTNVHGEALRDNENVIPGLYAAGEVACVSVHGSNRLGTNSLLDINVFGRRAGIAAAEYALAHDHVELPENPTRVVEDQLALLLSEHGDERVADIRTELQRTMDSHASVYRTEDTLKQALTDVQALKERYSRITVSDKGKRYNTDVLEAVELGFLLELAEVLVVGALARKESRGGHAREDYPNRDDTNFMRHTMAYKQGEGLTADVRLDYKPVTFTRYEPMERKY, encoded by the coding sequence ATGCAGTTCCACAAGTACGACGTGGTGATCGTCGGCGCCGGTGGCGCCGGCATGCGCGCGGCCATCGAATCCGGCCAGCGTGCCCGCACCGCGGTGCTCACCAAGCTCTACCCGACGCGTTCGCACACCGGCGCCGCCCAGGGCGGTATGTGCGCCGCGCTGGCGAACGTCGAAGAGGACAACTGGGAGTGGCACACCTTCGACACGATCAAGGGCGGCGACTACCTGGTCGACCAGGACGCCGCCGAGATCATGGCGAAGGAAGCCATCGACGCGGTCCTCGATCTCGAGAAGATGGGCCTGCCGTTCAACCGGACGCCCGAGGGCAAGATCGACCAGCGCCGTTTCGGCGGGCACACCCGTGACCACGGCAAGGCCGCGGTGCGCCGCGCCTGCTACGCCGCGGACCGCACCGGGCACATGATCCTGCAGACGCTCTACCAGAACTGCGTCAAGCACGGCACCGAGTTCTTCAACGAGTTCTACGTGCTCGACCTGGTGCTGACCCCGGACGAGGACGGCAACCCGATCGCGTCCGGCGTCGTCGCCTACGAGCTGGCGACCGGTGAGCTGCACGTCTTCCAGGCGAAGTCGATCGTGTTCGCCACCGGCGGCGCGGGCAAGATCTTCAAGACGACGTCGAACGCGCACACCCTCACCGGTGACGGCCTCGGCATCATCTTCCGCAAGGGCCTGCCGCTGGAGGACATGGAGTTCTTCCAGTTCCACCCGACAGGTCTGGCCGGGCTCGGCATCCTCATCTCCGAGGCCGTGCGCGGTGAGGGCGGCATCCTCCGCAACGCCGACGGCGAGCGGTTCATGGAGCGCTACGCCCCCACCATCAAGGACCTCGCGCCGCGCGACATCGTCGCCCGGTCGATGGTGCAGGAAGTGCTGCAGGGCCGCGGTTGCGGGCCGAACAAGGACTACGTCGTCCTCGACGTCACGCACATCCCGGAAGAGACGCTGAACGCGAAACTGCCGGACATCATGGAGTTCTCGCGGACGTACCTGGGCGTCGACCCGGTCACCGAACCGGTGCCGGTGTTCCCGACCTGCCACTACGTGATGGGCGGTATCCCGACCAACGTCCACGGCGAGGCGTTGCGGGACAACGAGAACGTCATCCCCGGCCTGTACGCCGCGGGTGAGGTGGCGTGTGTGTCCGTGCACGGCTCGAACCGGCTCGGCACCAACTCGCTGCTCGACATCAACGTGTTCGGCCGCCGCGCCGGCATCGCCGCCGCGGAGTACGCGCTGGCGCACGACCACGTCGAACTGCCGGAGAACCCGACTCGCGTGGTGGAAGACCAGCTCGCGCTGCTGCTTTCGGAGCACGGTGACGAGCGCGTCGCCGACATCCGCACCGAGCTGCAGCGGACCATGGACTCGCACGCCTCGGTGTACCGCACGGAGGACACGCTCAAGCAGGCGCTGACCGACGTGCAGGCGCTGAAGGAGCGGTACAGCCGGATCACCGTGTCGGACAAGGGGAAGCGGTACAACACCGACGTCCTCGAGGCCGTCGAGCTGGGCTTCCTGCTCGAACTGGCCGAGGTCCTCGTCGTCGGCGCCCTGGCGCGTAAGGAATCCCGCGGTGGGCACGCGCGCGAGGACTACCCGAACCGCGACGACACGAACTTCATGCGGCACACCATGGCCTACAAGCAGGGTGAAGGCCTGACGGCCGACGTCCGCCTCGACTACAAGCCGGTGACCTTCACCCGCTACGAACCGATGGAGCGGAAGTACTGA